The following proteins come from a genomic window of Actinomycetota bacterium:
- the rpmE gene encoding 50S ribosomal protein L31 yields MKTGIHPDYKIATVHCSCGNTFETRSTVTEMRTELCSQCHPFYTGKQKMVDTGGRIERFERKYGKRASAAPPAE; encoded by the coding sequence GTGAAAACGGGAATTCACCCCGATTACAAGATCGCCACGGTGCACTGCTCCTGTGGCAACACATTTGAAACCCGGTCGACCGTGACGGAGATGCGCACCGAGCTTTGCTCGCAGTGCCACCCCTTCTACACCGGCAAGCAGAAGATGGTCGACACCGGTGGACGGATCGAGCGATTCGAGCGCAAGTACGGCAAGCGCGCCAGCGCCGCTCCTCCCGCCGAGTAG
- a CDS encoding DUF1385 domain-containing protein, giving the protein MASKPSIGGQAVMEGVMMRGPESWAVAVRKPNKEIAVHSFPLPRYGAEHKWTRKPLLRGVWTLVESLNLGFKALKISGSYAVEEEDDTPEETAKVEKAMNASLGIGMVIILALFVTIPAFISKWGGNRIGVEGDLLQNIFEGGIRITFFLGYILLISLVPDIKRVFQYHGAEHKTIYAYENDDPMDPEVIDRYSTLHVRCGTNFLFIVMFVAIIGHFLADLLLAEAPLAFKLAARILMIPVVAGLSYEVIRAAGKNDHSVIFRTVSLPGLALQKITTRPPTHDQIEVAIAAMEGVINRIAVAEPETVKVYEVKAPVEAPLLHPEKGLPGVEPA; this is encoded by the coding sequence ATGGCGAGTAAACCCTCTATAGGCGGCCAGGCCGTAATGGAGGGCGTGATGATGCGCGGCCCGGAGTCGTGGGCCGTGGCCGTCCGCAAGCCCAACAAGGAGATTGCGGTTCACTCATTCCCTCTGCCCCGCTACGGGGCGGAGCACAAGTGGACCCGCAAGCCCCTTCTGAGGGGCGTGTGGACGCTCGTAGAGTCGCTGAACCTCGGCTTCAAGGCACTCAAGATCTCCGGCTCCTACGCCGTCGAGGAGGAGGACGACACCCCGGAGGAGACCGCAAAAGTCGAGAAGGCGATGAACGCCAGCCTCGGAATCGGCATGGTGATCATCCTGGCGTTGTTCGTGACGATCCCCGCCTTCATCTCCAAGTGGGGCGGTAACCGGATCGGCGTCGAGGGCGACCTTCTCCAGAACATCTTCGAGGGCGGCATCCGGATCACCTTCTTCCTCGGCTACATCCTGCTGATCTCACTGGTGCCCGACATCAAACGGGTGTTCCAGTACCACGGGGCCGAGCACAAGACGATCTACGCCTACGAGAACGACGACCCGATGGACCCCGAGGTCATCGACCGCTACTCCACACTCCACGTGCGCTGCGGTACCAACTTCCTGTTCATCGTGATGTTCGTCGCGATCATCGGGCACTTCCTCGCCGACCTGCTTCTGGCCGAAGCACCGCTGGCGTTCAAGCTGGCCGCCCGCATCCTGATGATCCCGGTGGTCGCCGGCCTGTCGTACGAGGTGATCCGGGCGGCCGGAAAGAACGACCACTCGGTGATCTTCCGCACCGTGAGCCTCCCCGGCCTGGCGCTCCAGAAGATCACCACCCGCCCCCCGACCCACGATCAGATCGAGGTCGCCATCGCCGCGATGGAGGGCGTCATCAACCGCATCGCCGTCGCCGAGCCCGAGACCGTCAAGGTCTACGAGGTCAAGGCACCCGTCGAGGCCCCGCTGCTGCACCCGGAGAAGGGTCTGCCGGGAGTCGAGCCGGCTTAG
- a CDS encoding cysteine desulfurase, giving the protein MDAEAIRKDFPVLFQQVNGYPLVYLDNGATSHRPLAVIDEVKRFEEEDNSNVHRSVHTLGQRATVLFEEARTKLATLLNAPSNGLIFTKSATESLNLVAYAWGRHHLTAGDEVLITEMEHHSNIVSWQLACKDTGAIIRAIPVDENGILDQAAYEKLLSNKTKVVAVTHVSNVLGTINPIAEMAAKAHEVGAIVVCDGAQAVPHMAVDVKALDCDFYAGTGHKMCAPTGIGFLWGRPSILENMEPFHGGGDMILDVWIDHSTYNDIPYKFEAGTPPISQAVGLGAAIDYLNHIGWDAIREHEVEITRYALDRLAALPDITVYGPKDAEIKAGLVSFNIGDIHPHDVGTILDGKGVAIRAGHHCAKPLMRKLGVGATNRASFYIYNTHSDVDALVDALESCREMFG; this is encoded by the coding sequence ATGGACGCCGAAGCAATCCGCAAGGACTTCCCCGTACTTTTCCAGCAGGTCAACGGGTACCCCTTGGTCTACCTCGACAACGGCGCCACCTCCCACCGCCCCCTGGCGGTCATCGATGAGGTGAAACGCTTTGAGGAGGAGGATAATTCCAACGTCCACCGTTCGGTCCACACCCTGGGCCAGCGGGCGACGGTCCTCTTCGAGGAAGCTCGCACCAAGCTGGCGACGCTTCTGAACGCACCAAGCAACGGCTTGATCTTCACCAAGTCCGCCACCGAGTCGCTGAACCTGGTCGCCTACGCCTGGGGCCGTCACCACCTGACCGCCGGCGACGAGGTCCTGATCACCGAGATGGAGCACCACTCCAACATCGTCTCCTGGCAGCTGGCCTGTAAGGACACCGGGGCGATCATCCGGGCAATCCCAGTCGACGAGAACGGGATCCTCGACCAGGCAGCGTACGAGAAGCTGCTCTCCAACAAGACCAAGGTCGTGGCGGTCACCCACGTGTCGAACGTGCTCGGAACCATCAACCCCATCGCCGAGATGGCGGCCAAGGCCCACGAGGTCGGCGCGATCGTTGTCTGCGACGGGGCCCAGGCGGTCCCCCACATGGCGGTCGACGTTAAGGCGCTGGACTGCGACTTCTACGCCGGCACCGGCCACAAGATGTGCGCCCCCACCGGCATCGGATTCCTCTGGGGCCGGCCTTCGATCCTAGAGAACATGGAGCCCTTCCACGGCGGTGGAGACATGATCCTCGACGTGTGGATCGACCACTCCACCTACAACGACATCCCCTACAAGTTCGAGGCCGGCACCCCGCCGATCTCGCAGGCCGTGGGCCTGGGCGCTGCGATCGACTACCTGAACCACATCGGATGGGACGCCATTCGGGAGCACGAGGTGGAGATCACCCGTTACGCGCTCGACCGTCTGGCGGCGCTGCCCGACATCACCGTGTACGGCCCGAAGGACGCAGAGATAAAGGCGGGCCTGGTCTCCTTCAACATCGGAGACATCCACCCGCACGATGTCGGCACGATCCTGGACGGCAAGGGGGTCGCCATCCGGGCCGGGCACCACTGTGCCAAGCCGCTCATGCGTAAACTGGGTGTAGGCGCGACGAATCGTGCTTCTTTTTACATTTACAACACTCATAGCGATGTCGACGCCCTTGTTGACGCTCTGGAGAGTTGCCGGGAGATGTTCGGCTAA
- a CDS encoding SUF system NifU family Fe-S cluster assembly protein has translation MSDLEDLYKEVILDHYRTPRNRAKIENADVHLHRDNPLCGDEIDLYVDIEDGRVTNVGFEGRGCSISQASVSMMTEKLKGLSIAEAEALANTFKSMMQGENAEDEDALGDLLALQGVQKYPVRIKCALLGWNTFLEGVKIHNEKHGA, from the coding sequence TTGAGCGACCTTGAAGACCTTTATAAGGAAGTAATCCTCGATCACTACCGGACACCGCGTAACCGGGCGAAGATCGAGAACGCCGACGTCCACCTGCACCGGGACAACCCGCTATGCGGAGACGAGATCGACCTGTACGTCGACATCGAGGACGGCCGGGTCACCAACGTCGGCTTCGAGGGCCGGGGCTGCTCCATCTCCCAGGCATCGGTCTCGATGATGACCGAGAAGCTCAAGGGCCTGTCCATCGCCGAGGCGGAGGCGCTGGCCAACACCTTCAAGTCGATGATGCAGGGAGAAAATGCCGAGGACGAGGACGCCCTCGGCGATCTGCTCGCGCTTCAGGGGGTTCAGAAGTACCCCGTCCGCATCAAGTGCGCACTGCTGGGCTGGAACACCTTCCTGGAAGGCGTGAAGATCCACAACGAGAAGCACGGAGCCTAA